CGAGGATTTCAACGTTGAAGAGGTCCTTCAAGCGGACGAAGTTCCCGGGCTTAAAGAGCTCTGTATCATCCCCAGAGACATAAACGGGTCTACCTGGCTTGAACTTAAGCCTTCTAACTCCCCTCTCTGGATAATCAGGATGGAGCGGTATCTCGGCTATAAATTCCTTCTCGTAACCCTCCACGTGCATCGGAATCGGGTCTGCAACGAAGAAGTAGCGGTTGGCTATCGGTTCAACTATCCTCCTGTTTATCGCGGCAAGGTTATCCCAGCTGACTGTTGTGTCACTTCTCTTTAGGCCAACCTCGATGATTAGCTCCCTGATTGCCTCTGGCTGAATTCCACGCCTTCTCAAGGCGCGAATCGTCCCGAGCCTCGGGTCGTCCCAGCCGAGATATTTCCCTTCCTCGATACCTTTCCTAGTCTTTGACTTGCTGAGAATAACGCCTTCAATACTCAGCCTGCCGTGGTGGACTGTAACCGGGTACTCCCAGCCGAAGTAGTCGTAAACGTAGCGCTGCCTCGTCTCGTTCTCTGCATGCTCCTGTCCGCGGAAAATGTGGGTAACTCCGAGCTCGTGGTCGTCTATGGCTGAGGCAAAGTTGTAGAGGGGCCAAACTATATACTTGTTTCCAGTCCTCGGATGGTTTGGGTTGTCTATGATTCTCAGAGCGGGCCAGTCCCTCACCGCTGGATTTGGATGCTTGAGGTCAGTCTTTATCCTGACTACCGCTTCGCCCTCCTTGTACTCGCCGTTGAGCATCTTCCTCCAGCGTTCAAGCTGAACCTCAACCGGCTCGTCCCTGTGCGGGCAGGCGATGCCCTTGTCGCGAAGCTCGCGGAACTCCTCAGGTTTGCATGTGCAGACGTAGGCCTTGCCCATCTTTATGAGCTTCTCGGCGTAGTCGTAGTATATCTCAAGTCTGTCGCTTGCTATGTGTATCTCATCAATCTTAAAGCCGAGCCACTCAAGGTCCTCCTTAATCCACTCGTAAAAGATAGGTTCAGGCCTCTTGACCTTCGGGTCGGTATCGTCGAAGCGCAGGATGAACTTGCCGTCGTACATGCGAGCGTATTCATGGCTGAGAATAGCGGCCCTCGCGTTCCCGAGGTGGAAGGCGCCGTCAGGATTTGGGGCGAAGCGCGTAACAACCTTGCCCTTTTCAGCCTTCGGGAGAGGGGGTAGGCCTCTCTTTTCCTCTTTCTTTCCCTTTTTCTCCTTGAAGAATTCTGGATAAATCTCGCGGAGCTTTGCCTCCTGCTCCTCAATAGATAGGGAGTTCACCTTCTCGACTATCTCGTTTACGAGCGGGATTATCTCCTTTGCTTTAGGCCTCAGTTCGGGGTTCTCGCCGAGTACCTTTCCTATGACCGCCTTCGGGTTAGCCTTTCCTTTATGGGTGTAAGCGTTAACCAGCGCGTACTTCCAGATTAGCTCTTCCACCATCTTTGACCACCCGTGGGAGAATCGGAAAAGCGGTTATAAAGGTTAGTCCTAAAGCGGGGTTCTATCTTCCGGAGTTTTCTCCAAGCTAACAAACTCAACGAACATCATGACAATGCCAACCCCTCCAAAAATGAGGGCCATCAAGGAAAAGCTCAACACTGCAAGAAGAATCCCCCAGAGAATAAGACCAATCCCAAAGAGCATTTTCCCTAAATCCATTGGAGTTCCCCACCGTAGAAACATATTACCTACTA
This portion of the Thermococcus sp. genome encodes:
- a CDS encoding glutamate--tRNA ligase, producing MVEELIWKYALVNAYTHKGKANPKAVIGKVLGENPELRPKAKEIIPLVNEIVEKVNSLSIEEQEAKLREIYPEFFKEKKGKKEEKRGLPPLPKAEKGKVVTRFAPNPDGAFHLGNARAAILSHEYARMYDGKFILRFDDTDPKVKRPEPIFYEWIKEDLEWLGFKIDEIHIASDRLEIYYDYAEKLIKMGKAYVCTCKPEEFRELRDKGIACPHRDEPVEVQLERWRKMLNGEYKEGEAVVRIKTDLKHPNPAVRDWPALRIIDNPNHPRTGNKYIVWPLYNFASAIDDHELGVTHIFRGQEHAENETRQRYVYDYFGWEYPVTVHHGRLSIEGVILSKSKTRKGIEEGKYLGWDDPRLGTIRALRRRGIQPEAIRELIIEVGLKRSDTTVSWDNLAAINRRIVEPIANRYFFVADPIPMHVEGYEKEFIAEIPLHPDYPERGVRRLKFKPGRPVYVSGDDTELFKPGNFVRLKDLFNVEILEVNEDGIRARFHSVEYEIARKNRWRMVHWVTEGKPCEVWVPEGEELIIRHGLLESNADVKVDDVVQFERFGFVRIDEVKDGKVRAIFAHK